One Myxococcales bacterium genomic region harbors:
- a CDS encoding TlyA family RNA methyltransferase gives MAKVRIDQLLVSRGLAESRTRAQALLMAGVVTVDGQRVDKAGALVKEEADVAVKGTDHKYVSRGGLKLEGALDTFAIDVTGKRCLDLGASTGGFTDCLLQRGATSVAAVDVGYGQLAQKLRDDPRVLVLERTNAKTLSPETIGGAADLTVVDASFIGLGKLVEGIVRNTREGGELVALVKPQFEVGREEASKGRGVVRDPEVRAKAIASAVADVAAAGFTILGTCDCVIRGPKGNLEAFVWAKRG, from the coding sequence GTGGCCAAGGTTCGCATCGATCAGCTGCTGGTTTCGCGAGGGCTCGCCGAGTCGCGGACGCGCGCGCAAGCCCTGCTCATGGCCGGTGTGGTCACGGTCGACGGCCAACGCGTCGACAAGGCGGGCGCGCTCGTCAAAGAAGAGGCCGACGTGGCGGTGAAGGGCACCGACCACAAGTACGTCTCGCGCGGCGGCCTCAAGCTCGAGGGCGCGCTCGACACCTTCGCGATCGACGTCACGGGCAAGCGGTGCCTCGACCTCGGCGCGTCGACGGGAGGGTTCACCGACTGCCTCCTTCAGCGCGGCGCGACGAGCGTGGCCGCGGTCGACGTAGGCTACGGCCAGCTCGCCCAGAAGCTCCGCGACGACCCGCGCGTCCTCGTGCTCGAGCGGACCAACGCGAAGACCCTCTCGCCCGAGACGATCGGCGGCGCGGCGGATCTCACGGTCGTCGACGCGTCGTTCATCGGGCTCGGCAAGCTCGTCGAAGGGATCGTCCGCAACACCCGCGAGGGCGGCGAGCTCGTGGCCCTCGTGAAGCCCCAGTTCGAGGTCGGCCGCGAAGAGGCCTCGAAGGGGCGCGGCGTCGTGCGCGATCCCGAGGTGCGCGCCAAGGCCATCGCGAGCGCCGTCGCCGACGTGGCCGCCGCGGGCTTCACCATCTTGGGCACGTGCGACTGCGTCATCCGCGGCCCGAAGGGCAACCTCGAGGCCTTCGTGTGGGCCAAGAGGGGATAA
- a CDS encoding PLP-dependent transferase: MSTRTTPSPRISVLREVLPRLLGTPGALPDDWDVQATTYDLTRFHDEATFAERFYAVAERLLAEKVEAPEQVRELLASCGLPYDYARLGQPLSTLFEMWVAAESGASHVVSFASRTKPYLTVIDAAAGPVRVFAEGTLPLSEGRKARLREKGATLHEGHRGPIPAGPEGTLTVYVAEGGYTPDLMTLEVDAVCYSVFEGGVLLVRSSRIDVAAIRVLRKRTAGSLLASSALVELRRVAGLSAPVDLPSTTPAECDALLRSLFPEVRDALYFCTGLAAEAAVFEAVAEEVGEVTIFYAQNGYGGTGQLLGDILPRTSAIRPAPLPVLDRDAEGRTVTLVERVVRALPSLGGKAACLFLEMPTNPELQLHDFDTLMAALRAYRDAHGVTIPVLVDTTLAPLYPLFSQPFAQGWPFLCVKSGSKYFTRGKATLGVAFSADEPMALSIMRRARTYGEDMDTLARPAQLAAALGGLSGLRPRLARVAEKTRDLAGRIERAITARGKSVTLYHVSEEGMAQGLATGLLSFYLPPAPTTAPDLVDEFVEHLLTTAPTLVKNRVSYGQYAGEHRPDYVYVINPQESTQGSLSAETKAAQKKDNVQICRISVSEGADLDALVRAMEAFFDLKYGPAR, from the coding sequence ATGAGCACCCGCACGACTCCGTCCCCCCGTATTTCGGTGCTTCGCGAGGTGCTGCCTCGCCTCCTGGGCACGCCCGGCGCCCTCCCCGATGACTGGGACGTGCAGGCCACCACGTACGACCTTACGCGCTTCCACGACGAGGCCACCTTCGCCGAGCGCTTCTACGCGGTCGCCGAGCGCCTCCTCGCCGAGAAGGTCGAAGCGCCCGAACAAGTCCGCGAGCTCCTCGCCTCGTGCGGTCTCCCGTACGACTACGCGCGCCTCGGTCAGCCCCTCTCGACGCTCTTCGAGATGTGGGTCGCGGCCGAGAGCGGCGCTTCGCACGTGGTCTCGTTCGCCTCGCGCACCAAGCCGTACCTCACCGTGATCGACGCGGCCGCGGGCCCCGTGCGTGTCTTCGCCGAAGGCACGCTGCCGCTCTCCGAGGGCCGCAAGGCGCGCCTGCGCGAGAAGGGCGCGACGCTCCACGAGGGGCACCGCGGGCCCATTCCCGCAGGACCCGAGGGTACCCTCACGGTGTACGTAGCCGAAGGTGGGTACACCCCCGACCTCATGACCCTCGAGGTCGACGCCGTGTGCTACTCGGTGTTCGAGGGCGGCGTGCTGCTCGTGCGCTCCTCGCGCATCGACGTCGCCGCCATTCGGGTGCTGCGAAAGCGCACCGCGGGCTCTCTCCTCGCGTCGAGCGCGCTCGTCGAGCTCCGGCGCGTGGCCGGGCTCTCGGCACCCGTCGACCTCCCCAGCACGACGCCCGCCGAGTGCGACGCGCTCCTTCGAAGCCTCTTCCCCGAGGTGCGCGACGCGCTCTACTTCTGCACGGGGCTCGCGGCCGAAGCCGCGGTGTTCGAGGCCGTGGCCGAAGAGGTCGGAGAGGTCACGATCTTCTACGCGCAGAACGGCTACGGCGGCACGGGCCAGCTCCTCGGCGACATTTTGCCGCGCACGAGCGCCATTCGCCCCGCGCCGCTGCCGGTGCTCGACCGCGACGCCGAAGGCCGCACGGTGACCTTGGTCGAGCGTGTGGTGCGCGCGCTGCCGTCGCTCGGCGGAAAGGCGGCGTGCCTCTTCCTCGAGATGCCCACGAACCCCGAGCTCCAGCTCCACGACTTCGACACGCTCATGGCCGCGCTCCGCGCCTACCGCGACGCGCACGGGGTGACCATCCCGGTGCTCGTCGACACCACGCTCGCGCCGCTCTACCCCCTATTTTCGCAGCCCTTCGCGCAAGGGTGGCCCTTCCTCTGCGTGAAGAGCGGGTCCAAGTATTTCACGCGCGGCAAGGCCACCCTCGGCGTCGCGTTCTCGGCCGACGAGCCCATGGCCCTCTCCATCATGCGCCGCGCGCGCACCTACGGCGAGGACATGGACACCCTCGCGAGGCCCGCGCAGCTCGCCGCGGCGCTCGGAGGCCTCTCGGGCCTCCGCCCGCGCCTCGCCCGCGTCGCCGAGAAGACCCGCGATCTCGCCGGGCGCATCGAGCGCGCCATCACGGCCCGCGGCAAGAGCGTCACGCTCTACCACGTGAGCGAAGAGGGCATGGCCCAGGGCCTCGCCACGGGGCTCCTCTCGTTCTACCTGCCGCCCGCGCCCACCACCGCGCCCGACCTGGTCGACGAGTTCGTGGAGCACCTGCTCACGACGGCGCCCACGCTCGTGAAGAACCGCGTGAGCTACGGCCAGTACGCCGGCGAGCACAGGCCCGATTACGTGTATGTGATCAACCCGCAAGAGTCGACCCAAGGGTCGCTCTCGGCCGAGACGAAGGCCGCCCAAAAGAAGGACAACGTGCAGATCTGCCGCATCTCGGTCTCCGAAGGGGCCGACCTCGACGCGCTCGTGCGCGCCATGGAGGCCTTCTTCGACCTGAAATACGGCCCCGCGCGCTGA
- a CDS encoding sigma-54-dependent Fis family transcriptional regulator, translating to MPRVLVIDDDPSIRFTLDAVLSDAGLEVETCPGGREGLEAFEARGADVVLTDLAMPEVDGMAVLEGVRAVDPAVPVLILTAHGSERVAVAAMKAGAFEYLPKPFDPEEIVLAIRRGIETHALRLENARLRTAARLGRPFVAESPALRRVLDVVARVATKDVTVLLTGESGTGKDVLAAALHAHSRRADKPFVRFNAAAIPGELAESELFGHVKGAFTGAQAARRGYFQDAHNGTLFIDEIGDLPLAIQAKVLRALQSGEVQPVGGRPEIVDVRLVAATNKDLAAESRAGRFREDLYYRLAVVPVRIPPLRDRVEDIAPLTHAFAASYAERYGMGRVEVEPQLVEAFQAHTWPGNVRELENTVARLLALAPDDRLTLALYRSVAEPVAPASRSSSVDPGPGLPLRARVEAFERGLIEAEYDTCSRNQSETARRLGISRPSLVEKLRKYGLLER from the coding sequence ATGCCGCGTGTGCTCGTCATCGACGACGACCCCTCGATCCGCTTCACGTTGGACGCCGTGCTGTCCGACGCGGGCCTCGAGGTCGAGACGTGCCCGGGTGGGCGCGAGGGGCTCGAGGCGTTCGAGGCCCGCGGAGCCGACGTGGTGCTCACCGATCTCGCGATGCCCGAGGTCGACGGGATGGCCGTGCTCGAGGGTGTGCGCGCGGTCGATCCGGCCGTGCCCGTGCTCATCCTCACGGCCCATGGCTCGGAGCGCGTGGCCGTCGCGGCCATGAAGGCCGGCGCGTTCGAGTACCTCCCGAAGCCATTCGACCCCGAAGAGATCGTGCTTGCCATACGGCGCGGCATCGAGACCCACGCCCTCCGGCTCGAGAACGCGCGACTGCGAACGGCGGCTCGCCTCGGACGCCCCTTCGTGGCCGAGAGCCCCGCGCTTCGCCGCGTGCTCGACGTGGTGGCCCGCGTCGCCACGAAAGACGTGACCGTGCTCCTCACCGGCGAGAGCGGGACCGGGAAAGACGTGCTCGCCGCCGCGCTGCACGCGCACTCGCGCCGCGCCGACAAGCCGTTCGTGCGGTTCAACGCCGCTGCCATCCCCGGGGAGCTCGCCGAGAGCGAGCTGTTCGGCCACGTGAAGGGCGCGTTCACGGGCGCCCAAGCCGCGCGGAGGGGCTATTTCCAAGACGCCCACAATGGCACGCTCTTCATCGACGAGATCGGCGATCTCCCGCTCGCGATCCAGGCCAAGGTGCTCCGCGCGCTCCAGTCGGGCGAGGTGCAGCCCGTAGGCGGGCGCCCGGAGATCGTCGATGTTCGCCTGGTCGCCGCGACCAACAAAGACCTCGCCGCCGAGTCCCGCGCCGGGCGCTTCCGCGAGGACCTCTACTACCGCCTCGCCGTGGTGCCCGTGCGCATTCCGCCGCTCCGCGATCGCGTCGAGGACATCGCGCCCCTCACCCACGCGTTCGCCGCGTCGTACGCCGAGCGCTACGGCATGGGCCGCGTCGAGGTCGAGCCGCAGCTCGTCGAGGCGTTCCAGGCGCACACCTGGCCGGGCAACGTGCGCGAGCTCGAGAACACGGTGGCACGTCTGCTCGCCCTCGCGCCGGACGACCGGCTCACCCTCGCGCTCTACCGTTCGGTCGCCGAGCCGGTGGCGCCCGCGTCGCGTTCGTCGTCCGTCGATCCGGGGCCGGGCCTGCCGCTCCGCGCGCGCGTCGAGGCCTTCGAGCGTGGCCTCATCGAGGCCGAGTACGACACGTGCAGCCGGAACCAGAGCGAGACCGCCCGCCGCCTCGGCATCTCGCGCCCGTCCTTGGTCGAAAAACTGAGGAAGTACGGTCTCTTGGAGCGATGA
- a CDS encoding trypsin-like serine protease has protein sequence MITRPLLMTGTIVLAALAFAACATPQVSDDDGASVGKVTQGIQGGSVDSSNKYRFNVGLCFGGRGNCRGSCSGTLITPNLVLTARHCVDDSPDQVECTGQKFGAQKIATNQLFVTTHYQMQGQSTIGWHGVSRILRPTTNETCNADIALLVLSDMASEGTVATPAVQSEIWDRSRYGATIQAIGYGVTSFFGGDSGTRRFRPDVPVLCIPGSPNNNYRESCPTSFPPKELVGGDGVCPGDSGSGAMDQASLTGTPIVLGVVVRTSENNGNCEGSAITRADSWRDFIVEGARNASSNFTLYPEPSWTTPVAAPPKPPPTSTPTEGKKLGEECARTVDCESRKCRNHPDDGALVCTQDCSNSTPCPSGFECKNKGCYKPSSPTPTPSGSTPDPGAPGPGAGGATTTTTTTSGCSAAPDPTKPVPWRGLGFIGALVGLAVARRRRAAR, from the coding sequence ATGATTACGCGCCCCCTGCTTATGACCGGCACGATCGTCCTCGCCGCCCTGGCTTTTGCGGCGTGCGCCACGCCCCAGGTCTCCGACGACGACGGCGCTTCGGTCGGCAAGGTCACTCAAGGCATCCAGGGGGGCTCGGTCGACTCGAGCAACAAGTACCGGTTCAACGTGGGGCTCTGCTTCGGAGGCCGCGGAAATTGCCGTGGATCCTGCTCGGGCACGCTCATCACGCCGAACCTCGTGCTCACGGCTCGCCACTGCGTCGACGACTCGCCCGACCAGGTCGAGTGCACCGGCCAGAAGTTCGGCGCCCAGAAGATCGCGACGAACCAGCTCTTCGTCACGACGCACTATCAAATGCAGGGCCAGAGCACGATCGGCTGGCACGGCGTGAGCCGCATCCTGCGCCCGACCACCAACGAGACCTGCAACGCCGACATCGCGCTGCTCGTCCTCTCGGACATGGCCTCCGAGGGCACGGTGGCCACGCCGGCGGTCCAGTCGGAAATCTGGGATCGCTCGCGCTACGGCGCCACCATCCAGGCCATCGGCTACGGCGTCACGTCGTTCTTCGGCGGAGACTCGGGCACGCGCAGGTTCCGCCCCGACGTCCCCGTGCTGTGCATCCCCGGCTCCCCCAACAACAACTACCGTGAGTCGTGCCCCACGAGCTTCCCCCCGAAGGAGCTCGTCGGCGGCGACGGCGTGTGCCCGGGCGACTCGGGCTCGGGCGCCATGGACCAGGCGTCGCTCACGGGCACGCCCATCGTCCTCGGCGTCGTCGTGCGCACGAGCGAGAACAACGGCAACTGCGAGGGGAGCGCGATCACCCGCGCCGACTCGTGGCGCGATTTCATCGTCGAGGGTGCGCGCAACGCGTCGTCGAACTTCACGCTCTACCCCGAGCCGAGCTGGACGACCCCGGTCGCCGCGCCGCCGAAGCCGCCGCCCACGTCGACGCCCACCGAGGGCAAGAAGCTCGGCGAAGAGTGCGCCCGCACGGTCGACTGCGAGTCGCGAAAGTGCCGCAATCACCCCGACGACGGCGCCCTCGTCTGCACCCAAGACTGCAGCAACTCGACGCCCTGCCCGTCGGGCTTCGAGTGCAAGAACAAGGGCTGTTACAAGCCTAGCTCGCCTACCCCGACCCCGAGCGGGTCCACGCCCGACCCCGGGGCTCCCGGCCCGGGCGCGGGCGGCGCAACCACGACCACCACGACGACCAGCGGTTGCTCGGCCGCCCCCGACCCGACCAAGCCCGTCCCCTGGCGTGGCCTCGGCTTCATCGGCGCGCTCGTCGGCCTCGCGGTCGCACGGCGCCGCCGCGCGGCACGCTGA
- a CDS encoding lamin tail domain-containing protein translates to MTHRLFCAALSLVGLAVTAACATGSASTTEDPADATTDDAAPTPTGTVPRDASAPESGGEASTQGLRRPGAGEVVFTEMMINPDGVSDEFGEWVELYNTTDTPLGLGQCRLSDESSPKDDREIDRDVVVPAKSAIVLGRSASAAANGGLSGVTFEYGNGFVLANTGDSAILTCNGVVVDRVDFTSTWPFGKGVTMQVKQSARNATANDTPGNWCLATLSFGTGAQKGTPGNTQNHCP, encoded by the coding sequence ATGACACATCGCCTTTTTTGCGCTGCTCTCTCCCTCGTGGGCCTCGCCGTAACCGCCGCGTGTGCGACGGGGAGCGCGAGCACGACCGAAGATCCGGCCGACGCCACCACGGACGACGCGGCCCCGACGCCGACCGGCACGGTGCCTCGTGACGCATCGGCCCCCGAGAGCGGCGGCGAGGCGTCGACCCAAGGGCTGCGGCGGCCTGGCGCGGGAGAGGTCGTCTTCACCGAAATGATGATCAACCCCGACGGCGTGAGCGACGAATTCGGCGAGTGGGTCGAGCTCTACAACACGACCGACACCCCGCTCGGCCTCGGCCAGTGCCGCCTGTCCGACGAGAGCAGCCCCAAAGACGATCGCGAGATCGATCGCGACGTGGTCGTCCCGGCGAAGAGCGCCATCGTGCTCGGGCGCTCGGCCTCGGCCGCCGCGAACGGAGGCCTCTCGGGCGTGACGTTCGAGTACGGCAACGGGTTCGTGCTCGCGAACACCGGAGACTCCGCCATCCTCACGTGCAACGGGGTCGTCGTCGATCGTGTCGACTTCACGTCGACGTGGCCTTTCGGAAAAGGGGTCACCATGCAGGTAAAGCAGTCGGCCCGAAACGCGACGGCGAACGACACTCCTGGCAACTGGTGCCTCGCGACGCTCTCGTTCGGAACGGGGGCCCAGAAGGGCACCCCGGGAAACACCCAGAACCACTGCCCGTGA
- a CDS encoding MFS transporter, producing the protein MAVRKASLGAIFLTIFLDLLGFGLVLPFLAAEARATFHVSAFTGTLLSAVYSAMQFLFIPVWGRLSDRVGRRPVLVWSVLATAIGMVGLGTSLVFAQSVAWLFVARMFSGIATANLGTASAYIADVTGPEDRAKGMGLIGIGFGLGFILGPSLGGPLAEITIHGRAGAVPCFVAAGLSLVNFVWVVFGLPESLPPEKRAPSKRRLSPIDVAAFREAFSLPGVGTAVVVNFVLLFAFTGMEQTFRYFNEDTFGMGARDTGYLLAMIGVTAAVVQGGMRKLSGRFTEAQLIRAGSFLQAVAFAGFCGSPFAGRWLLYVSGMVLAVGNGLTQPNTSAYVSKRVAASEQGAMLGVSQAMASLARVFGPAFGGFLYSALGSLAPYIASTFGMLLAFFLALRLVESGVVPAGEKAAPGDATS; encoded by the coding sequence ATGGCCGTGCGAAAAGCCTCCCTCGGCGCGATCTTCCTCACGATCTTCCTCGATTTGCTGGGGTTCGGGCTCGTCTTGCCGTTCCTCGCGGCCGAGGCGAGGGCGACCTTCCACGTCTCGGCGTTCACGGGAACGCTGCTCTCCGCGGTCTATTCCGCGATGCAGTTTCTCTTCATTCCCGTGTGGGGGCGCCTCTCCGACCGGGTGGGCCGCAGGCCCGTGCTCGTGTGGTCGGTGCTCGCCACGGCCATCGGCATGGTGGGGCTCGGCACGTCGCTCGTCTTCGCTCAGAGCGTCGCCTGGCTGTTCGTGGCGCGCATGTTCAGCGGCATCGCTACCGCCAACCTCGGTACGGCGTCGGCCTACATCGCCGACGTGACCGGCCCCGAGGACCGCGCCAAGGGCATGGGCCTCATCGGCATCGGGTTCGGCCTCGGCTTCATCCTGGGCCCGAGCCTCGGCGGCCCGCTCGCCGAGATCACCATCCACGGGCGCGCGGGCGCCGTCCCCTGCTTCGTGGCCGCGGGCCTCAGCCTCGTGAACTTCGTGTGGGTCGTCTTCGGTCTGCCCGAGAGCCTCCCCCCCGAGAAGCGCGCGCCGTCGAAGCGCCGCCTCTCCCCGATCGACGTCGCGGCCTTCCGCGAGGCGTTTTCCCTGCCCGGCGTAGGCACGGCCGTCGTCGTCAACTTCGTCCTGCTCTTCGCCTTCACCGGCATGGAGCAGACGTTCCGGTACTTCAACGAGGACACCTTCGGCATGGGCGCCCGCGACACGGGCTACCTGCTCGCGATGATCGGCGTCACCGCGGCCGTCGTGCAGGGCGGCATGCGAAAGCTCTCGGGCCGCTTCACCGAGGCGCAGCTCATTCGCGCCGGGAGCTTCCTCCAGGCCGTTGCGTTCGCGGGGTTCTGCGGGTCGCCGTTCGCGGGCCGATGGCTGCTCTACGTCTCGGGCATGGTGCTCGCGGTGGGCAACGGGCTGACCCAGCCGAACACCTCGGCCTACGTGTCGAAGCGCGTGGCCGCGAGCGAACAAGGCGCCATGCTCGGGGTGAGCCAGGCCATGGCGAGCCTGGCGCGCGTCTTCGGGCCGGCGTTCGGCGGTTTCTTGTATTCTGCATTGGGTTCGCTCGCGCCCTACATCGCCTCCACGTTCGGCATGCTGCTCGCGTTCTTCCTCGCGCTCCGTCTCGTCGAGTCGGGGGTCGTGCCCGCCGGCGAGAAGGCGGCCCCGGGCGACGCGACGAGCTGA
- a CDS encoding YceI family protein, whose amino-acid sequence MKRRTSFFLASVVSLGLVGSAHAKLSGSGGSVEFTATGPAGLKIVGTTSQITVREDGANVVVTVPLAGLDTGIALRNKHMREKYLEVDKFPTAELTVARSALKVGEGSGTAQGTMKIHGQTRPVSFGYTAAKGGPGLTVEGTVHLDMKAFGIEVPSYMGVTVKPDVDVKAKLGVSDG is encoded by the coding sequence ATGAAACGTCGTACGTCCTTCTTCCTCGCTTCCGTCGTCTCTCTCGGGCTCGTAGGTTCCGCTCACGCCAAGCTCTCGGGCTCGGGGGGCTCGGTCGAGTTCACCGCGACGGGCCCTGCCGGCCTCAAGATCGTGGGCACGACGAGCCAGATCACGGTCAGGGAGGATGGCGCGAACGTCGTGGTCACCGTGCCGCTCGCGGGGCTCGACACGGGCATCGCCCTCCGCAACAAACACATGCGGGAGAAGTACCTCGAGGTCGACAAGTTCCCGACCGCGGAGCTTACCGTGGCGCGGAGCGCGCTCAAGGTCGGCGAGGGGAGCGGCACCGCGCAGGGCACCATGAAAATCCACGGGCAGACTCGCCCGGTGTCGTTCGGCTACACCGCCGCGAAGGGCGGCCCGGGGCTCACGGTCGAAGGCACCGTGCACCTCGACATGAAGGCGTTCGGCATCGAGGTGCCGAGCTACATGGGCGTCACCGTGAAGCCCGACGTCGACGTGAAGGCCAAGCTCGGCGTGAGTGACGGATGA
- a CDS encoding ABC transporter substrate-binding protein, producing the protein MKLSRRAFALGLASVAACRTTRAPEEGDAQASRTATRVVSLGPATTEALFAIGAGGITVGRSRFCDTPPEARALPSVGGFTDPSIETILSLRPDLVVGIRGPGGAAIVGTLEARGVRTYFPETESKDQIVSLLRGLGERTGHEREAAALVSGIEAELAAVRNVVAKKPKRRALLVYGRAPLVVAGRGSFADEMLTLAGIENACASNEHYPTIDVERVLAWDPDDVLDASVGMGMDADDPSYFRTAGWRRVRAVTTGRVLKVTTMDVTRPGPSFARGVSALARLVHGPDGLPPG; encoded by the coding sequence ATGAAACTCTCGCGCCGCGCGTTCGCTCTCGGGCTCGCTTCGGTCGCCGCGTGCCGCACGACACGAGCGCCCGAAGAGGGGGACGCGCAGGCTTCGCGGACAGCGACCCGCGTCGTCTCGCTCGGGCCGGCCACGACCGAGGCGCTCTTCGCCATCGGCGCCGGCGGCATCACCGTGGGGCGATCGCGCTTCTGCGACACACCTCCCGAGGCGCGCGCGCTCCCCTCGGTGGGCGGCTTCACCGACCCGAGCATCGAGACCATCCTCTCGCTCCGCCCCGATCTCGTCGTGGGCATTCGAGGCCCCGGCGGCGCGGCGATCGTAGGCACGCTCGAGGCGCGTGGCGTTCGCACGTACTTCCCCGAGACCGAGTCGAAAGACCAAATCGTGTCGCTCCTGCGAGGCCTCGGCGAACGCACGGGCCACGAGCGAGAGGCGGCGGCGCTCGTCTCGGGCATCGAGGCCGAGCTCGCGGCCGTGCGCAACGTGGTCGCGAAGAAGCCCAAGCGTCGTGCCCTCCTCGTCTACGGGCGCGCGCCGCTCGTGGTCGCGGGGCGAGGCAGCTTCGCGGACGAGATGCTCACGCTCGCCGGGATCGAGAACGCGTGCGCGTCGAACGAGCACTACCCCACGATCGACGTCGAGCGTGTGCTCGCGTGGGACCCCGACGACGTGCTCGACGCCTCGGTCGGCATGGGCATGGACGCCGACGACCCGTCGTACTTTCGCACGGCTGGATGGAGGCGCGTTCGCGCGGTGACCACGGGGCGCGTGCTCAAGGTCACCACGATGGACGTCACGCGTCCTGGCCCCTCGTTCGCGCGCGGCGTCTCGGCCCTCGCGCGCCTCGTGCACGGCCCCGACGGCCTCCCACCTGGTTGA
- a CDS encoding HAMP domain-containing histidine kinase, whose translation MNDSSDTAPTRERLDALRAYAFFTPTRAASRMNLIYMVGFNALVLGVMAWGRATLVHFVVQIVFGIVPWVFLRSHKHGRAVMGTLGYFVSLANTGGLASPILAAGVPLVAGAALGAMHARHRKTLLVAFVTGLVATGALTMSPWLPLPAPLVGHDGQVGVPYIFLALVSVGSACLAAYRVGGRLSQVHERMVIELAERREEICAENEDRSRALEGIAARLAHEVKNPLSAIKGLSAHMARTAADPKVAERLALIESEATRLQSIVEGFLSFSRGLDDLKVSTVAPAAVGKEIALLLETRTQEHEQRIEVVGSEAVTVQADGRKIRQAMLNLVINALQASPPKACVTIETSAAADGEVTIKVIDRGEGMSETVLARLDKPYFTTRAGGSGLGVAVARGLVEQHGGTFTIESHVGRGTTVTFTLPREPRLSTKLVHLPNPAHAEPKKGA comes from the coding sequence GTGAACGACTCGTCCGACACGGCCCCTACGCGCGAGCGCCTCGATGCGCTTCGCGCGTACGCGTTCTTCACGCCGACGCGCGCGGCGAGCCGCATGAACCTGATCTACATGGTCGGGTTCAACGCGCTCGTGCTGGGGGTCATGGCGTGGGGGCGCGCCACGCTCGTGCACTTCGTCGTGCAGATCGTGTTCGGGATCGTGCCCTGGGTGTTCTTGCGGTCCCACAAACACGGGCGCGCGGTCATGGGCACCCTCGGCTACTTCGTGTCGCTCGCCAACACCGGGGGCCTCGCGAGCCCGATCTTGGCGGCCGGAGTGCCCCTCGTCGCAGGCGCTGCGCTCGGGGCCATGCACGCCCGTCACCGAAAGACCCTGCTCGTGGCGTTCGTCACCGGGCTCGTCGCCACCGGGGCACTCACGATGTCGCCGTGGCTCCCGCTCCCTGCTCCGCTCGTGGGCCACGACGGCCAGGTCGGTGTACCTTACATCTTCCTCGCGCTCGTGTCGGTGGGCAGCGCGTGCCTCGCCGCCTACAGGGTGGGAGGGCGCCTCTCGCAGGTGCACGAGCGCATGGTCATCGAGCTGGCCGAGCGCCGTGAGGAGATCTGCGCCGAGAACGAGGACCGTTCACGTGCCCTCGAGGGAATCGCCGCGCGCCTCGCTCACGAGGTCAAGAACCCACTCTCGGCCATCAAGGGGCTTTCGGCGCACATGGCGCGCACCGCGGCCGACCCGAAGGTCGCCGAGCGCCTCGCCTTGATCGAGTCCGAGGCCACGCGCCTCCAGTCGATCGTCGAGGGGTTCTTGTCGTTCTCGCGCGGGCTCGACGACCTCAAAGTGTCCACGGTCGCGCCCGCTGCGGTCGGCAAGGAGATCGCGCTCCTCCTCGAGACGCGCACGCAAGAGCACGAGCAGCGCATCGAGGTCGTCGGCTCCGAGGCCGTCACCGTCCAAGCCGACGGCCGCAAGATTCGGCAGGCCATGCTGAACCTCGTCATCAACGCGCTGCAAGCTTCGCCGCCGAAGGCCTGTGTCACGATCGAGACCTCCGCGGCCGCGGACGGCGAGGTCACCATCAAGGTCATCGATCGCGGCGAAGGCATGAGCGAGACCGTGCTCGCGCGCCTCGACAAGCCGTACTTCACCACGCGCGCCGGGGGCTCGGGGCTCGGGGTCGCGGTCGCGCGGGGCCTCGTCGAGCAGCACGGAGGGACGTTCACGATCGAGAGCCATGTGGGTCGGGGTACGACCGTCACGTTCACGCTCCCGCGCGAGCCGCGCCTCTCGACGAAGCTCGTGCACCTGCCGAACCCCGCCCACGCCGAGCCGAAAAAAGGGGCGTGA